From the genome of Castor canadensis chromosome 4, mCasCan1.hap1v2, whole genome shotgun sequence, one region includes:
- the LOC109694259 gene encoding histone H3.3A: MARTKQTARKSTGGKAPRKQLATKAARKSAPSTGGVKKPHRYRPGTVALREIRRYQKSTELLIRKLPFQRLVREIAQDFKTDLRFQSAAIGALQEASEAYLVGLFEDTNLCAIHAKRVTIMPKDIQLARRIRGERA; the protein is encoded by the coding sequence ATGGCTCGTACTAAGCAGACCGCCCGCAAATCCACCGGTGGTAAAGCGCCCAGGAAACAACTGGCTACAAAAGCCGCTCGCAAGAGCGCGCCCTCTACCGGAGGGGTGAAGAAACCTCATCGTTACAGGCCTGGTACTGTGGCACTCCGTGAAATTAGACGCTATCAGAAGTCCACCGAACTTCTGATTCGCAAACTCCCCTTCCAACGTCTGGTGCGAGAAATTGCTCAGGACTTCAAAACAGATCTGCGCTTCCAGAGTGCAGCTATTGGTGCTTTGCAGGAGGCAAGTGAGGCCTATCTGGTTGGCCTTTTTGAAGATACCAACCTGTGTGCTATCCATGCCAAACGTGTGACAATTATGCCAAAAGACATCCAGCTAGCACGCCGCATACGTGGAGAGCGTGCTTAA